From Bacillus pumilus, one genomic window encodes:
- the rbsB gene encoding ribose ABC transporter substrate-binding protein RbsB, translating to MKKYLILILTLSLFMLSACSLEPPEWAKSTKDGKKKDIKIGLSISTLNNPFFVSLKNGVTKEAKKLGIEVVIADAQNDSAKQTSDVEDLIQQGVDALLINPADSSAISTAVESANASDIPVITLDRSAESGKVEALVASDNVKGGEMAANFIIDKVGKGAKVAELEGVPGASATRERGKGFHQIADKDLKVTAKQAADFDRTKGLNVMENLLQGNPDIKAIFAHNDEMALGALEAIQSSGKDILVVGFDGNEDALNSIKAGKLSATVAQQPELIGKLAVGAANDVLKGKKVEKNIAAPLKLEQKK from the coding sequence ATGAAAAAATATCTCATTCTCATTCTGACTCTCTCATTATTCATGCTTTCTGCCTGCTCGCTAGAACCGCCAGAGTGGGCCAAATCAACAAAAGATGGAAAGAAAAAAGACATCAAAATCGGGCTCTCGATCTCGACCTTAAATAATCCATTTTTCGTTTCTCTCAAAAACGGTGTGACGAAAGAAGCGAAAAAGCTCGGCATCGAAGTGGTCATTGCAGATGCACAAAATGATTCAGCTAAACAAACCAGTGACGTAGAAGATTTAATTCAGCAAGGGGTCGACGCATTACTCATCAACCCAGCAGATTCGTCTGCTATATCGACTGCTGTTGAATCAGCAAATGCTTCTGATATTCCTGTCATCACATTAGACCGCTCAGCTGAAAGCGGAAAAGTAGAAGCACTTGTTGCCTCAGATAACGTCAAAGGCGGCGAAATGGCAGCTAACTTTATCATCGACAAGGTCGGTAAAGGAGCAAAAGTCGCTGAATTAGAAGGTGTACCAGGCGCTTCGGCTACACGTGAGCGCGGAAAAGGATTCCATCAAATAGCGGATAAAGATCTAAAAGTGACAGCAAAACAAGCGGCTGACTTCGACCGGACAAAAGGACTGAATGTCATGGAAAACCTCCTTCAAGGAAACCCTGACATCAAAGCCATTTTTGCCCACAATGATGAAATGGCACTTGGCGCATTAGAGGCGATCCAAAGCTCTGGAAAAGACATTCTCGTCGTTGGCTTTGATGGAAACGAAGATGCACTCAACTCGATCAAAGCAGGAAAACTATCTGCCACAGTCGCCCAGCAGCCAGAGCTGATCGGAAAACTGGCAGTCGGCGCTGCAAACGACGTCCTAAAAGGGAAAAAAGTAGAAAAGAACATCGCAGCTCCACTGAAACTAGAACAGAAAAAATAA
- a CDS encoding flavin reductase family protein, whose translation MITLQMDQLSRKEAYKLLSGSIVPRPIAFMTSLSKDDVVNAAPFSFFNVISGHPPLIAVSIGRRQGEMKDTAKHIIDREEFVVHVSDEAMIEDINETAATLPEEESELNRTGLHQVKSSVVSVPGIKEARIRFECQLEKHLTFQNDEGEITVDHIIGRVVCAHLDEDVYDAEKGYVSTHELKPVARLAGNDYAYLGTSFVLKRPE comes from the coding sequence TTGATTACGTTGCAAATGGATCAGCTGTCACGAAAAGAAGCATATAAATTATTATCTGGCTCTATTGTTCCAAGACCGATTGCGTTTATGACAAGTCTGTCTAAAGACGATGTCGTCAATGCCGCACCATTTAGTTTCTTTAATGTCATCAGCGGACATCCGCCGCTCATCGCAGTTTCCATCGGACGGCGTCAAGGAGAGATGAAAGATACAGCAAAACATATCATCGACAGGGAAGAATTTGTTGTCCATGTGAGTGATGAAGCGATGATTGAAGATATTAATGAAACAGCTGCTACTTTGCCAGAGGAAGAGAGTGAGCTGAATCGCACCGGTCTTCATCAAGTGAAGAGCAGTGTGGTCTCAGTGCCGGGAATCAAGGAAGCGCGCATTCGCTTTGAATGTCAGCTGGAAAAACATCTGACCTTTCAAAATGATGAAGGGGAGATCACGGTCGATCATATCATTGGCCGGGTTGTGTGTGCGCATTTAGATGAGGATGTGTATGATGCAGAAAAAGGATATGTTTCGACTCATGAACTAAAGCCAGTCGCCCGTTTAGCGGGAAATGATTATGCCTATTTAGGGACGTCATTTGTGCTGAAAAGACCAGAATAA
- the alsR gene encoding acetoin biosynthesis transcriptional regulator AlsR has translation MELRHLQYFVTVAEELHFGRAAARLNMTQPPLSQQIKQFEEELGFPLFHRSKRVVELTAAGKVFLHEVRGVLHQLDKAVDHARHTARGELGKIIIGFVGTATYDILPPVVREFRELYPSVSIELKQLSVPQQLGALLNGEIDIGFLHPTSPHEELVSRLMKQSECIFAIPKNHPLAKKEAVTIEDIRHEPIISLSKESWPSLYQHFVLLCEKYGFSPNIVQEAAEYQMVIGLVTAGIGIAVIPKSARRLFNLDVVYRSIEGEQLLAEWTISYRRENHNPALFHLVHHILHRTEPESEA, from the coding sequence ATGGAACTGAGACATTTGCAGTATTTTGTCACAGTAGCGGAGGAGCTGCATTTTGGCAGAGCAGCCGCACGGTTGAATATGACACAGCCTCCACTTAGTCAGCAAATTAAGCAGTTTGAAGAAGAATTGGGGTTTCCTTTGTTTCACCGGTCGAAGCGAGTGGTGGAGTTAACAGCTGCTGGAAAGGTCTTTTTACATGAGGTGCGTGGTGTGCTGCATCAGCTTGATAAAGCCGTTGATCATGCCCGGCATACAGCAAGAGGAGAGCTGGGGAAAATCATCATAGGGTTTGTTGGAACAGCGACGTATGATATTCTGCCGCCAGTTGTACGCGAATTCAGAGAGCTGTATCCCTCTGTCAGTATTGAGCTGAAGCAGCTTTCTGTTCCGCAGCAGCTAGGGGCGCTTTTAAATGGGGAGATTGATATCGGTTTTTTACATCCTACATCTCCGCATGAAGAACTTGTCAGCCGTTTGATGAAGCAAAGTGAATGTATTTTTGCGATTCCGAAAAATCATCCGCTGGCGAAAAAAGAGGCGGTCACGATCGAAGATATCCGTCATGAACCGATCATTTCTTTATCAAAGGAATCATGGCCGTCCCTTTATCAACACTTTGTCCTGCTATGTGAAAAGTACGGATTTTCTCCGAATATTGTGCAGGAAGCAGCGGAATATCAAATGGTTATTGGCCTTGTCACAGCTGGTATCGGTATTGCGGTCATTCCAAAATCAGCCCGGCGTTTATTTAATCTAGATGTTGTGTATCGGTCCATTGAAGGTGAACAGCTTCTGGCGGAATGGACGATTTCCTATAGACGAGAGAATCATAATCCTGCTTTATTTCATCTTGTCCACCATATCCTGCATCGCACCGAGCCGGAATCAGAGGCATAG
- the alsS gene encoding acetolactate synthase AlsS — protein sequence MNSQAQPLTRRGAELIVDTLIAQGVTHVFAIPGAKIDAVFDVLKDRGPELVLCRHEQNAAFMAAAVGRLTGKPGVCLVTSGPGASNLATGLLTANTEGDPVVAIAGNVIRADRLKRTHQSLDNAALFKPVTKYSVEVQDVHNIPEALTNAFRAAQKGQAGAAFISFPQDVVTEHTTQTPVSAHPSPELGPAPDALISSAIAKIQNAHLPVAIVGMKASRPAAANATRTLLKTLGIPFVETYQGAGVLSRELESQYVGRIGLFRNQPGDLLIEQADVLLTIGFDPIEYDPKHWNIQPQQRQIIHVDDMQADIDHFYEPALELVGNIAKTVKHLAHDSVPLSLCKEQIDLVTELQELLSDIEKAPERDSHLSHPLNVIHTLRRLIPDDTKVTCDIGSHAIWMSRHFRVYEPNTFLVSNGMQTLGVALPWAIAASILNPDEKIISVSGDGGFLFSAMELETAVRMKTNLVHLVWNDSTYDMVAFQQEMKYDRTSCVEFGQIDLVKYAESFGATGLRVNSPEELSTVLQKGINIEGPVIIDIPIDYQDNPDLASQKWPEVFREKHTLNVR from the coding sequence ATGAATTCTCAAGCACAACCCCTAACAAGACGAGGAGCAGAATTGATTGTCGATACGCTGATTGCTCAAGGTGTGACCCATGTTTTTGCGATTCCAGGTGCAAAAATTGATGCCGTATTTGATGTATTAAAAGACAGAGGTCCAGAACTTGTCCTATGCAGACACGAACAAAATGCAGCCTTTATGGCAGCCGCTGTCGGCCGCTTAACCGGCAAACCAGGTGTTTGTCTCGTCACATCAGGTCCTGGCGCATCTAATTTAGCAACAGGTCTATTAACAGCCAATACAGAAGGTGACCCTGTTGTCGCAATCGCTGGAAACGTCATTCGTGCGGATCGGCTGAAACGAACACATCAATCACTCGACAATGCGGCATTATTCAAACCAGTCACAAAATACAGTGTTGAAGTACAAGACGTTCATAATATACCTGAAGCCTTAACAAATGCTTTTCGCGCGGCACAAAAGGGGCAGGCTGGAGCAGCATTTATCAGCTTTCCACAAGATGTCGTGACAGAACACACCACACAAACACCAGTGTCTGCTCACCCTTCTCCAGAACTAGGTCCTGCACCGGATGCTCTCATCAGTTCGGCCATCGCCAAAATTCAAAATGCACACTTACCTGTTGCGATTGTGGGAATGAAAGCAAGTCGTCCAGCTGCTGCAAACGCCACTAGAACATTATTGAAAACACTTGGGATTCCATTTGTCGAAACGTACCAAGGAGCCGGCGTTCTCTCAAGAGAGCTTGAGTCTCAATATGTAGGCAGAATCGGCTTATTCCGGAATCAGCCGGGGGATCTACTCATTGAACAAGCAGATGTCCTTTTGACCATCGGCTTTGATCCAATCGAATATGATCCGAAGCATTGGAATATTCAGCCGCAGCAGCGCCAGATCATCCATGTGGATGACATGCAGGCAGATATTGATCATTTTTATGAGCCAGCGCTTGAGCTTGTAGGCAATATAGCTAAAACCGTTAAACATCTAGCCCATGACAGTGTTCCACTTTCTCTATGCAAAGAACAAATTGATTTAGTCACTGAATTACAGGAGCTGTTAAGCGACATTGAAAAAGCACCAGAAAGAGACAGTCATCTATCTCACCCGCTGAATGTCATTCATACATTAAGACGCCTAATTCCTGATGACACGAAGGTCACGTGTGATATCGGATCTCACGCGATTTGGATGTCGCGTCACTTCCGCGTCTATGAGCCGAACACATTCCTGGTGAGCAACGGAATGCAAACATTAGGCGTCGCCTTACCATGGGCAATTGCGGCTTCCATACTAAATCCAGATGAAAAGATCATTTCGGTCTCAGGTGATGGCGGTTTTCTCTTCTCTGCAATGGAGCTTGAAACAGCCGTCCGCATGAAAACAAATCTCGTTCACCTTGTTTGGAATGACAGCACATACGACATGGTGGCGTTTCAGCAGGAAATGAAATATGACCGCACATCCTGCGTTGAATTCGGACAGATCGACTTAGTGAAATATGCGGAAAGCTTTGGAGCGACTGGATTACGGGTTAACTCACCTGAAGAGCTTTCAACTGTCCTTCAAAAGGGTATAAACATAGAAGGACCCGTTATTATTGATATTCCGATTGACTATCAAGACAACCCAGACCTCGCCAGTCAAAAATGGCCAGAAGTCTTTCGTGAAAAACACACATTGAACGTCAGATAA
- the budA gene encoding acetolactate decarboxylase produces the protein MGMMHPMNQQNDTRQHDKQQEVYQVSTMTSLLEAVYDGDFSLAHIPKHGDFGIGTFNQLDGELIGFDGAFYRLRSDGTATPVTDQDYSPFCSLAFFETDIVHRIDAAMTSKELEEEIDRILPSKNVFYAIRIDGSFKKVQTRTVEKQKKPYVPMVEAVKSQPIFDFEDIQGTIAGFRTPQYAHGIAVSGYHLHFIDDDRSVGGHVFDYTVDQVTIRISQKRHMNLHLPNTQEFFQADIDRADLAQQIASAESSPDQ, from the coding sequence ATGGGTATGATGCACCCAATGAATCAACAGAACGACACAAGACAACATGACAAACAGCAAGAGGTTTATCAAGTATCGACGATGACCTCTTTGCTGGAAGCCGTATATGATGGAGATTTCTCCCTTGCACATATTCCCAAGCACGGTGATTTCGGCATTGGTACATTCAATCAATTAGATGGAGAGCTGATCGGCTTTGACGGCGCATTTTATCGACTGCGCTCGGATGGAACAGCGACACCGGTTACCGATCAAGACTATTCACCATTCTGCTCTCTAGCATTCTTTGAAACAGATATCGTTCATCGAATTGATGCAGCCATGACGTCCAAAGAGCTAGAAGAAGAAATTGACCGCATTTTACCTAGTAAGAATGTTTTTTATGCGATCCGCATTGATGGATCATTCAAAAAGGTTCAAACACGTACGGTCGAAAAACAGAAAAAACCTTACGTTCCGATGGTGGAAGCAGTCAAGTCACAGCCCATCTTCGATTTCGAGGATATTCAAGGAACGATCGCTGGTTTCCGTACACCGCAATACGCACATGGTATTGCGGTGAGTGGATATCATCTTCATTTCATTGATGACGATCGGAGTGTCGGCGGACACGTATTTGATTACACCGTTGATCAAGTGACCATCCGCATTTCTCAAAAACGTCATATGAATTTACACTTGCCAAATACGCAGGAATTCTTCCAAGCAGACATTGATCGAGCTGACCTTGCACAACAAATTGCCAGTGCGGAAAGCAGCCCAGATCAATAA
- a CDS encoding Lrp/AsnC family transcriptional regulator, translating to MSNDYSIPNLTLDERDKQILSLLHEDGRMSYTDLGKQVGLSRVAVQARIQQLIETGVIERFTTVINPAKIGIHVSVFFNVEVEPKFLEAVALQLEQETAVTSLYHMTGPSKLHMHGIFQNEQEMEAFLTKKLYPLEGVVSVDCQMLIKRYKSRMGMKL from the coding sequence GTGTCAAACGACTATAGCATTCCGAACCTAACATTAGATGAAAGGGATAAACAAATTTTATCTCTATTACACGAGGACGGGCGTATGTCCTATACAGATCTCGGGAAACAAGTCGGTCTTTCACGTGTAGCTGTGCAAGCCCGCATTCAGCAGCTGATTGAAACAGGCGTCATTGAACGATTCACCACTGTGATTAACCCTGCTAAGATCGGCATTCACGTCTCTGTCTTCTTTAATGTAGAAGTGGAACCGAAATTTTTAGAAGCAGTAGCCCTTCAGCTTGAGCAGGAAACAGCTGTCACAAGCCTTTATCACATGACAGGGCCAAGCAAGCTGCATATGCATGGCATTTTTCAAAATGAACAGGAAATGGAGGCATTCCTGACAAAAAAGCTATACCCGCTAGAAGGCGTCGTGAGTGTGGACTGCCAAATGCTCATTAAACGATACAAAAGCCGAATGGGCATGAAATTGTAG
- a CDS encoding chromate transporter codes for MKHLQSYIELIIAMVRTGILGFGGGPSVIPLIRHEAVVKYHWINDDEFGETLAIANALPGPIATKMSAYLGYQLKGVSGAIVATAAHILPTCLAMVALVTLVSVLSSSQIIQNMIGAVTPVIAVLLGIMAYEFGQKTLKGFGTIFGIALFLLAFIGLQVLSIHPGIIVIIFLFYGAFHFKLKQRWNRTNKEKGVSS; via the coding sequence TTGAAGCACTTGCAATCATATATCGAACTCATCATCGCTATGGTGCGAACCGGTATTCTCGGTTTTGGCGGAGGTCCTTCCGTCATACCGCTCATTCGCCATGAGGCGGTGGTGAAATATCACTGGATCAATGATGACGAGTTTGGAGAAACACTCGCCATTGCCAATGCATTACCAGGTCCGATCGCAACCAAAATGTCGGCATATCTCGGCTATCAATTGAAGGGCGTATCCGGCGCAATTGTCGCAACAGCTGCTCATATTTTACCAACATGTCTCGCCATGGTGGCACTCGTCACACTTGTCAGCGTCTTAAGCTCCTCACAAATCATTCAAAATATGATTGGCGCCGTAACACCAGTTATTGCCGTTCTGCTAGGCATCATGGCATATGAGTTTGGACAAAAAACGCTGAAAGGCTTCGGAACGATCTTCGGTATCGCTCTATTCCTTCTTGCCTTTATCGGACTGCAGGTGCTGTCCATTCATCCAGGAATCATTGTCATCATCTTTTTATTCTATGGCGCCTTTCATTTCAAACTGAAACAACGCTGGAATCGAACAAATAAAGAGAAAGGAGTGTCTTCATGA
- a CDS encoding chromate transporter yields MLILFLFWAFFLSNLLGYGGGPASIPLNYEEIVNHFHWMTNEGFSNMLALANALPGPIATKIAAYVGYDVMGWPGFIVALLATVLPSAIGLILLLKLIDRFRQSPVVKGMTLSVQPVIAMMMLLLTWEIGGDAVKAIGWTQSFAIAAISFFFMTKFKMHPAFLIVAAFLYGGFILPH; encoded by the coding sequence ATGCTGATTCTCTTTTTATTCTGGGCATTCTTCTTGTCCAATCTATTAGGATATGGCGGAGGACCTGCATCCATCCCGCTCAATTATGAAGAAATCGTCAATCATTTTCATTGGATGACGAACGAAGGGTTCTCCAATATGCTTGCATTAGCCAATGCACTGCCAGGACCAATTGCTACGAAGATCGCGGCATATGTCGGCTATGACGTCATGGGCTGGCCGGGCTTTATCGTGGCATTGCTTGCAACTGTACTGCCATCAGCCATTGGATTGATTTTATTGCTCAAGCTGATTGACCGCTTTCGCCAATCCCCTGTCGTAAAAGGCATGACCTTATCCGTACAGCCCGTCATTGCGATGATGATGCTTTTATTAACATGGGAAATCGGCGGAGATGCAGTGAAAGCCATCGGCTGGACGCAATCATTCGCCATTGCCGCGATCTCCTTTTTCTTTATGACCAAATTCAAAATGCACCCCGCCTTTCTCATTGTGGCTGCCTTTTTATATGGCGGATTCATTCTGCCGCATTAA
- a CDS encoding UDP-glucose dehydrogenase family protein, which yields MNIAIAGCGYVGLVTGVCLAEAGHNVACIDIDRKKVMQLKQGHPPMYEPGLKELLKRNLEQGRIQFYINGAAAYPRADVLMIAVGTPQQADGQADLQYVFQAAKEMGTKAKSGAILVVKSTVPVGTGDQIEQMIHQELGRNEPLSIASNPEFLREGSAISDTLRADRLVIGAETKAVLDQLEEMYADFHLPVVKTDRKSAEMIKYASNAFLATKISFMNEIASICEKTGADVEWVARGMGLDQRIGSSFLKAGIGYGGSCFPKDTNALVQIAGHVSHDFELLKAVIKVNNEQRAGFIQSIQERLGANLEGKRIALLGLAFKPNTDDMREAPSVPIAHALHQLGAELVAYDPVAARHAPRELPDQVLFAQTIEEAIKDVHAVCILTEWTEIQTFPLTSYKEWMRQPLIFDGRNCHTLEAAEQAGVEYHSIGRRPISPIYM from the coding sequence ATGAATATTGCAATTGCAGGCTGTGGATATGTGGGGCTGGTCACAGGTGTGTGTTTAGCGGAGGCAGGGCACAATGTGGCGTGTATTGATATTGACCGGAAAAAGGTCATGCAGCTGAAACAAGGACATCCACCAATGTATGAGCCAGGATTAAAAGAACTGCTGAAACGCAATCTTGAGCAAGGACGAATTCAATTTTACATAAATGGAGCGGCAGCCTACCCGCGGGCTGATGTGTTAATGATTGCGGTCGGCACCCCGCAGCAGGCAGACGGCCAAGCTGATTTACAGTATGTGTTTCAGGCTGCAAAGGAGATGGGCACAAAAGCGAAATCAGGTGCGATTCTTGTGGTGAAAAGTACGGTGCCTGTCGGAACGGGTGATCAAATCGAACAGATGATACATCAAGAATTAGGACGGAATGAGCCGTTATCTATTGCATCTAACCCAGAATTTTTACGGGAAGGCTCTGCCATTTCAGATACTTTGAGGGCAGATCGGCTTGTCATTGGGGCTGAAACAAAAGCCGTATTAGACCAGCTAGAGGAGATGTATGCTGATTTCCACCTGCCAGTGGTCAAAACAGACCGAAAAAGTGCCGAAATGATCAAGTATGCATCAAATGCTTTTCTTGCGACTAAAATCAGCTTTATGAATGAGATTGCTTCCATTTGTGAAAAAACAGGTGCTGATGTTGAATGGGTTGCGCGGGGAATGGGGCTCGATCAGCGGATCGGTTCTTCGTTTCTCAAGGCGGGAATTGGCTACGGAGGTTCTTGTTTTCCAAAAGATACAAATGCACTTGTCCAAATCGCAGGACATGTGTCCCACGATTTTGAACTGCTAAAGGCTGTGATTAAAGTAAACAATGAGCAGCGAGCCGGTTTTATCCAAAGTATTCAGGAGAGACTGGGGGCAAATCTTGAAGGGAAGCGAATTGCACTTCTTGGCCTTGCCTTTAAACCGAATACAGACGATATGAGGGAGGCGCCGTCGGTTCCGATTGCTCATGCACTCCATCAATTAGGTGCGGAGCTTGTAGCTTATGATCCTGTTGCCGCACGCCATGCCCCTCGTGAACTGCCGGATCAAGTCTTGTTTGCTCAAACGATTGAAGAAGCGATAAAGGATGTCCATGCAGTTTGTATATTAACAGAGTGGACGGAGATTCAGACGTTTCCGCTCACGTCCTACAAGGAATGGATGAGACAGCCGCTTATTTTTGATGGGCGAAACTGTCACACGCTTGAAGCGGCAGAACAAGCAGGGGTCGAGTATCATTCGATTGGGCGCAGACCAATTTCTCCAATTTATATGTAA